The proteins below come from a single Terriglobales bacterium genomic window:
- the nuoL gene encoding NADH-quinone oxidoreductase subunit L: MNLWLIPLLPLAGALINGLFGRRFSGRTVTAVALAASGASFAWSLRVAGAFNQLRPEQIPYTETLAAWLQAGAFRANFAFYLDQLSLVMILVVTGVGFLIHVYSVGYMAGDGGYYRFFSYLNLFLFFMLTLVLADNYLFMFVGWEGVGLASYLLIGFWFQKDSAASAGKKAFIVNRIGDFGFLLGMFLMVKTFGSLQFNEVFPAAARLGIETAPGVLTAIALLLMMGACGKSAQLPLYVWLPDAMEGPTPVSALIHAATMVTAGVYMVARSNAIFSRSPEALMVVAIVGCLTALFAATIGMAQFDIKRVLAYSTISQLGYMFLACGVAAYSAAIFHLMTHAFFKALLFLGAGSVIHALSGEQDMRRMGGLRRHVPWTFAVMTVATLAIAGAPFLSGFFSKDEILWRAYSSPFGSPILWGVAFFTAGLTSFYMFRLWFMTFFGELRATPSSHGHDSQVEHGHGIHESPWVMLAPLVVLAVLSVIGGYVGVPHALGGHSYFEKFLEPVFSAGLPEMPGGHGDEVTLERGLTLLSVLAGAIGFFLAWLLYWKSPGLPGRITASVAALYRAVAGKYYVDEGYDAMFVRPVVEGSTNVLWRGIDVALIDDSVNALASGARSVSGAFRRMQSGNLRSYAGWVVGGAALILVYMVWLGVR; encoded by the coding sequence ATGAACCTCTGGCTCATCCCGTTGCTGCCGCTCGCCGGCGCTCTGATCAACGGCTTGTTCGGCCGCCGCTTCTCCGGCCGCACCGTCACTGCTGTGGCCCTGGCGGCCTCGGGCGCTTCGTTCGCATGGTCGCTGCGCGTTGCGGGGGCGTTCAACCAGCTTCGGCCCGAGCAAATTCCCTATACGGAAACCCTCGCCGCCTGGCTGCAGGCCGGCGCCTTCCGCGCCAACTTCGCCTTCTACCTCGACCAGCTCTCGCTCGTTATGATCCTGGTGGTGACGGGCGTGGGCTTCCTCATCCACGTCTATTCCGTCGGATACATGGCGGGTGACGGCGGCTATTACCGCTTCTTCAGCTATCTGAACCTCTTCCTGTTCTTCATGCTTACGCTGGTGCTGGCAGACAACTATCTGTTCATGTTCGTCGGCTGGGAAGGCGTCGGCCTGGCGTCGTATCTGCTGATCGGTTTCTGGTTCCAGAAGGATTCAGCCGCCTCCGCGGGGAAGAAGGCGTTCATCGTCAACCGCATCGGCGACTTCGGATTCCTGCTGGGCATGTTCCTCATGGTGAAGACCTTTGGCTCACTCCAGTTCAACGAGGTCTTTCCCGCCGCCGCCCGTTTGGGCATCGAGACAGCCCCCGGCGTGCTTACCGCCATTGCGCTGCTCTTGATGATGGGCGCTTGCGGCAAGTCGGCGCAGTTACCGCTTTACGTCTGGCTGCCGGACGCGATGGAAGGTCCTACGCCGGTCTCTGCGCTCATCCACGCCGCCACCATGGTCACCGCGGGCGTCTACATGGTGGCGCGTTCCAACGCCATCTTCAGCCGCTCGCCGGAAGCTCTGATGGTGGTGGCCATCGTCGGCTGCCTCACCGCACTCTTCGCCGCCACTATCGGCATGGCCCAGTTCGACATCAAACGTGTCCTGGCTTATTCCACTATCTCGCAACTCGGCTACATGTTCCTGGCTTGTGGCGTCGCAGCTTATTCCGCCGCCATCTTCCACTTGATGACCCACGCCTTTTTCAAGGCGCTGCTGTTCCTCGGGGCCGGAAGCGTCATCCACGCTCTTTCCGGCGAGCAGGACATGCGCCGGATGGGCGGCCTGCGCAGGCACGTTCCCTGGACCTTCGCCGTGATGACCGTGGCCACGCTCGCCATCGCCGGCGCGCCTTTCCTCAGCGGTTTCTTCTCCAAGGACGAGATCCTGTGGCGCGCCTACTCCAGCCCCTTCGGCAGTCCCATCCTCTGGGGCGTCGCGTTCTTCACCGCCGGCCTGACCTCTTTTTATATGTTCCGCCTGTGGTTCATGACCTTCTTCGGAGAGCTGCGCGCCACGCCGTCATCGCACGGTCATGATTCGCAGGTTGAACATGGCCACGGCATTCACGAGAGCCCCTGGGTCATGCTGGCCCCGCTCGTGGTGCTGGCGGTGCTCTCCGTGATCGGCGGATACGTCGGCGTGCCGCATGCGCTCGGCGGTCATAGCTATTTCGAGAAGTTCCTGGAACCGGTATTTTCAGCCGGCTTGCCTGAGATGCCCGGAGGGCACGGGGACGAAGTCACGCTCGAGCGCGGCTTGACGTTGCTCTCCGTGCTGGCCGGCGCCATCGGCTTCTTCCTCGCCTGGCTTCTCTACTGGAAAAGTCCCGGACTCCCGGGGCGAATCACGGCTTCTGTGGCCGCGCTCTATCGCGCCGTGGCTGGCAAGTACTATGTGGACGAAGGCTACGACGCCATGTTCGTTCGCCCCGTCGTGGAGGGCTCGACCAACGTCCTGTGGCGCGGCATCGATGTCGCCCTCATCGACGACTCCGTCAACGCCCTCGCCTCCGGAGCGCGCAGCGTTTCCGGAGCCTTTCGCCGCATGCAGTCCGGCAACCTGCGCTCCTACGCCGGATGGGTCGTGGGCGGCGCCGCGCTCATCCTCGTCTACATGGTCTGGTTGGGGGTGCGATGA
- a CDS encoding ATP synthase F0 subunit C has translation MRKLMYVFIGLALVTLATPAFAQEAGGAGGGMGTANWVAITSGFAMAIASAVCGLAQAKATAAACEGLARNPAARPGIQLALILGLALIESLALYTLVIIFAKVS, from the coding sequence ATGAGGAAACTGATGTATGTGTTCATCGGGCTGGCGTTGGTGACGTTGGCGACGCCGGCGTTCGCGCAGGAAGCAGGAGGCGCGGGCGGCGGCATGGGAACGGCCAACTGGGTGGCCATCACGTCCGGGTTCGCCATGGCCATCGCATCGGCAGTGTGCGGGCTGGCGCAGGCGAAGGCCACGGCGGCAGCCTGCGAGGGGCTGGCGCGGAATCCGGCGGCACGGCCGGGAATCCAGTTGGCGCTGATCCTGGGACTGGCGCTGATCGAGTCGCTGGCGCTGTATACGCTGGTCATCATCTTCGCCAAAGTCAGCTAG
- a CDS encoding NADH-quinone oxidoreductase subunit J — MLHQALFLIFALIAVAGAINLLAQRHPINSALSLIVVMVSLSVLYLMLGAEFVAAVQVIVYAGAIMVLFVFTIMLLNAGEEERTDGSRVAARFGYPAAALFVVLLAWVVTRHGHSLPVRLGEFLGSTQDVARLLFRDFLLPFEVTSVLILVAIMGAVVLARREP; from the coding sequence ATGCTGCATCAGGCGCTGTTCCTCATCTTCGCCCTCATCGCCGTAGCGGGTGCAATCAACCTCCTGGCGCAGCGCCATCCCATCAACAGCGCTCTGTCGCTCATCGTGGTGATGGTCTCGCTTTCTGTGCTCTATCTCATGCTGGGCGCAGAGTTCGTTGCCGCCGTCCAGGTCATCGTCTACGCCGGCGCCATCATGGTGTTGTTCGTCTTCACCATCATGCTGCTGAACGCCGGCGAGGAGGAGCGCACCGACGGCAGCCGCGTGGCGGCGCGCTTCGGCTATCCCGCCGCCGCACTCTTTGTCGTCCTGCTGGCCTGGGTCGTTACTCGCCACGGGCACTCCTTGCCCGTCCGTCTGGGCGAGTTCCTGGGCTCCACGCAGGATGTCGCCCGCCTGCTCTTCCGCGATTTCCTGCTGCCCTTTGAGGTGACCTCAGTGCTGATCCTGGTGGCCATCATGGGCGCGGTCGTGCTGGCCCGGAGGGAGCCGTAA
- the nuoK gene encoding NADH-quinone oxidoreductase subunit NuoK codes for MVPISWYLVLSAILFGLGAAGFLLKRNIITLFMSIELMLNAVNLSFVAFATQWKALSGHVFVFFVMVVAAAEAAVGLAIIIAVFRTRQTLNADRVNLLKL; via the coding sequence ATGGTCCCCATCTCCTGGTACCTGGTGCTGAGCGCCATCCTGTTCGGGCTGGGAGCTGCCGGCTTCCTGCTCAAACGCAACATCATCACCCTGTTCATGTCCATTGAGCTGATGCTCAACGCCGTCAACCTTTCCTTCGTGGCGTTTGCCACGCAGTGGAAGGCGTTGAGCGGGCACGTGTTCGTCTTCTTTGTGATGGTGGTGGCGGCAGCGGAAGCGGCCGTAGGCCTGGCCATCATCATCGCGGTCTTCCGCACCCGCCAAACGCTCAATGCCGATCGGGTGAACCTGCTGAAGCTATGA
- a CDS encoding NADH-quinone oxidoreductase subunit M, with product MNFDAHILTLVTFAPLAGALLLALLPRRDELLRRASLLISLVTFVLSLHLPASFDAARKGFQFEVDLPWIPSPNIHYHLGVDGISVWLVVLTTFLTPLCVLVSWKSVYERVKEFFVLLLVLETAMIGVFLALDLFLFYFFWEAVLIPMALLIGMYGHERRVYAAVKFFLYTAVASVFMLAAIIWLYAQTGSFDYATIQQAIHREQIPNIWTAAEWLFLGFFVAFAVKVPLFPVHTWLPDAHVEAPTAGSVLLAGVLLKMGTYGLLRFNVGLFPAQSREHAGWIAALAIIGIIYGALVAMVQPNLKKLVAYSSVSHLGFVVLGIFSFTQVGADGAVYQMLNHGVSTGALFMLVGMLYERRHTFEIREFGGLATPMPAYAMLFLVITLSSIGLPLLNGFIGEFLVLLGAFQAETAWGVFAATGVIWSACYMLWMYQRVFYGQVTSEVNRSLSDLDLRERFSLWPLALVALVMGVAPLYWMRAIDPAVQAVLAPLMPALLQVLTP from the coding sequence ATGAACTTCGACGCCCACATTTTGACGCTCGTCACGTTCGCCCCGCTCGCGGGCGCGCTGCTCCTTGCCCTGCTGCCGCGCCGCGACGAACTGCTTCGCCGGGCTTCCCTGCTCATCTCCCTGGTGACTTTTGTGCTCTCGCTCCATCTGCCGGCCAGCTTCGACGCCGCGCGTAAGGGCTTCCAGTTCGAAGTCGACCTCCCCTGGATCCCGAGCCCCAACATCCATTACCACCTCGGTGTGGATGGTATCTCGGTCTGGCTGGTTGTCCTCACCACGTTTCTCACGCCTCTGTGCGTGCTGGTCTCCTGGAAGTCGGTCTACGAGCGAGTGAAAGAGTTTTTCGTGCTGTTGCTCGTGCTCGAGACCGCCATGATCGGCGTCTTCCTGGCGCTCGACCTCTTCCTCTTTTATTTCTTCTGGGAAGCCGTCCTCATTCCCATGGCGCTGCTCATCGGCATGTACGGCCACGAGCGCCGGGTCTACGCCGCCGTGAAGTTTTTCCTGTACACCGCCGTGGCCTCGGTCTTCATGCTGGCTGCCATCATCTGGCTCTACGCGCAGACCGGCAGCTTCGACTACGCCACCATCCAGCAGGCCATCCACCGCGAGCAGATTCCCAACATCTGGACCGCGGCCGAGTGGCTTTTCCTCGGGTTCTTTGTAGCCTTCGCCGTGAAAGTCCCGCTCTTCCCTGTCCACACCTGGCTGCCGGACGCGCACGTGGAAGCGCCCACTGCCGGCTCCGTTCTGCTGGCCGGCGTCCTGCTCAAGATGGGCACCTACGGCCTGCTGCGCTTTAACGTCGGCCTGTTCCCGGCGCAGTCACGCGAGCACGCCGGTTGGATCGCCGCCCTGGCCATCATCGGCATCATTTACGGCGCGCTGGTCGCCATGGTGCAGCCCAACCTGAAAAAGCTGGTGGCCTACTCCTCGGTCAGCCACCTTGGCTTTGTGGTGCTCGGCATCTTCAGCTTCACCCAGGTGGGCGCCGACGGTGCCGTCTACCAGATGCTCAACCACGGCGTCTCGACCGGCGCTCTCTTCATGCTGGTGGGCATGCTCTACGAGCGCCGCCATACCTTCGAGATCCGGGAGTTCGGCGGCCTGGCCACGCCCATGCCCGCCTACGCCATGCTCTTCCTGGTAATCACTCTGTCTTCCATCGGGTTGCCGCTGCTCAACGGATTCATCGGCGAGTTCCTGGTGCTGCTCGGCGCTTTCCAGGCTGAGACCGCTTGGGGCGTGTTCGCCGCCACCGGAGTCATCTGGAGCGCCTGCTACATGCTCTGGATGTATCAGCGTGTCTTCTATGGTCAGGTCACCTCGGAGGTGAACCGCTCCCTTTCGGACCTCGACCTGCGTGAGCGCTTCTCTCTCTGGCCCCTGGCACTGGTGGCACTGGTCATGGGCGTCGCTCCGCTCTACTGGATGCGCGCCATCGATCCTGCCGTCCAGGCCGTGCTCGCTCCCCTGATGCCCGCGTTGTTGCAGGTGCTGACGCCATGA
- a CDS encoding ATP synthase subunit I produces MATEQPSADAFYAAAYPRIVRFMLVLAVVFVPLGWLWKGTAFALGLAAGCAIALVNFHWLKRTVSAVADRITGSGRAEPARGVVLRFLLRYVLLAVGAYVIVKSSAPSVYGLLAGLFLPVGAIACEAAYEAWVALRRGI; encoded by the coding sequence GTGGCAACGGAGCAGCCGTCGGCCGATGCCTTCTATGCAGCGGCGTATCCGCGGATTGTGCGCTTCATGCTGGTGCTGGCGGTCGTGTTCGTACCGCTCGGCTGGCTGTGGAAGGGCACAGCGTTCGCTTTAGGGCTGGCCGCGGGATGCGCCATCGCGCTGGTGAATTTCCATTGGCTGAAGCGCACGGTGAGCGCCGTGGCCGACCGCATTACCGGGTCGGGAAGAGCGGAGCCGGCGCGGGGCGTGGTGCTGCGCTTCCTGCTGCGCTACGTCCTGTTGGCCGTGGGCGCGTATGTTATAGTGAAAAGTTCGGCGCCCAGCGTTTACGGTCTTCTGGCGGGGTTGTTCCTGCCGGTGGGCGCGATCGCGTGCGAGGCCGCTTATGAAGCCTGGGTGGCGCTGCGCCGCGGAATCTGA
- the atpB gene encoding F0F1 ATP synthase subunit A has protein sequence MALIAFSAELPFTALMNKLFGGVALAVMEQVGVHAHDPAHPIPNWMAMQFLVAGVLILFFAFLRARLSVETPGGWQHLIEAVHGFIQNQSREIIGHHSERFTPFLMALGLFIFTCNMLGLVPGFESPTANPSVPLGCAVCAFVYYNWQGIRKQGVLHYAAHFAGPMPMLAPLMVPIEIISHLARMLSLTIRLFANIFAGDMVTLVFFSLVPVGIPVVFNMLHVGVSFLQSFIFVLLTTVYLAGAVAEEH, from the coding sequence ATGGCACTGATCGCTTTCTCGGCCGAGCTTCCCTTCACGGCCCTGATGAACAAGCTGTTTGGCGGCGTGGCCCTGGCCGTGATGGAGCAAGTGGGCGTGCATGCGCACGACCCGGCGCATCCCATCCCGAACTGGATGGCGATGCAATTCCTGGTGGCGGGCGTGCTGATCCTGTTCTTCGCGTTTCTGCGCGCACGGCTCTCGGTGGAGACTCCGGGCGGATGGCAGCATTTGATCGAGGCCGTGCACGGGTTCATCCAGAACCAGAGCCGGGAGATCATCGGACATCACAGCGAGCGCTTCACGCCGTTCCTGATGGCGCTGGGACTGTTCATCTTCACCTGCAACATGCTGGGGCTGGTGCCGGGGTTTGAGTCGCCGACCGCGAATCCTTCGGTACCTCTGGGCTGCGCCGTGTGCGCGTTCGTCTATTACAACTGGCAGGGGATCCGGAAGCAGGGCGTGCTGCACTACGCGGCGCACTTTGCGGGACCGATGCCGATGCTGGCGCCGTTGATGGTGCCGATTGAGATCATCAGCCACCTGGCGAGGATGCTGTCGCTGACCATCCGCTTGTTCGCGAACATCTTTGCAGGCGACATGGTGACGCTGGTGTTCTTCTCGCTGGTGCCGGTGGGCATCCCGGTGGTGTTCAACATGCTGCACGTAGGCGTGTCGTTCCTGCAGTCGTTCATTTTCGTCCTGCTGACGACGGTGTACCTGGCGGGCGCCGTCGCCGAAGAGCACTGA
- a CDS encoding NADH-quinone oxidoreductase subunit N, giving the protein MMPTAAFALFESPAFSLGASDYIAILPELALTVFGVAVMMAEPLLPAGRSRRPLGLLALVGALLSLVGSVYQSASPGPGFFGMVEVDAFSVFFHFLIAGIATLVILSSLDYLETEQIRAGEFYGLVLLGAVGMQLMSSAMELVLIFIALEISSISTYILAGFRRRVASSAESSLKYFLLGSFATAFFLYGVALMFGATGSTYIPAIAASLKVEHVPTLAYVAVALMFVGLGFKVASAPFHIWTPDVYEGAPAPVVAFMSTAPKAAAFAVLARILLTTGAPGWFWLIWLSAALTMTIGNLGALVQNNVKRLLGYSSIAHAGYLLVAFGAAPDLGVRAVLFYTAAYAFMNVGAFAVVSHLAGAGERYVSVDDYAGLGRRSPVLAAALTLFLLSLIGIPATGGFFAKFYVFAAALKANLVWLTVIGLVNSAIAAYYYLRLIVVMYMRDPREEMPALTIPAPLAAVLTLTAAATLYLGILPGRVLDFAARSAADILRF; this is encoded by the coding sequence ATGATGCCGACCGCCGCCTTCGCCCTGTTCGAGAGCCCTGCCTTCTCGTTGGGCGCGTCGGACTACATCGCCATCCTGCCGGAACTGGCTCTGACTGTCTTTGGCGTCGCCGTGATGATGGCCGAGCCACTGCTGCCCGCCGGGCGCAGCCGCCGCCCCTTGGGCTTGCTGGCGCTGGTCGGCGCATTGCTCTCTCTGGTCGGCAGCGTCTACCAGTCGGCTTCGCCCGGGCCTGGCTTCTTCGGCATGGTCGAGGTGGATGCCTTCAGCGTGTTCTTCCACTTCCTCATTGCCGGCATCGCGACGCTCGTCATCCTCTCTTCGCTCGATTACCTCGAGACTGAGCAGATTCGCGCGGGCGAATTTTACGGGCTGGTGCTGCTGGGGGCCGTGGGCATGCAGTTGATGTCCTCGGCCATGGAACTGGTGCTCATTTTCATCGCGCTGGAGATTTCCTCCATCTCCACCTACATTCTGGCCGGCTTCCGGCGCCGCGTCGCCTCCAGCGCCGAGTCCTCGCTCAAGTATTTCCTGCTCGGCTCCTTCGCCACCGCCTTCTTCCTCTATGGCGTGGCGCTGATGTTCGGCGCTACCGGCTCCACCTACATCCCGGCCATCGCGGCTTCGCTGAAGGTCGAGCACGTGCCCACGCTTGCCTACGTTGCCGTGGCGCTCATGTTCGTGGGATTGGGATTCAAAGTCGCGTCGGCGCCCTTCCACATCTGGACGCCCGACGTCTACGAAGGCGCGCCCGCGCCGGTCGTGGCCTTCATGTCCACCGCGCCCAAGGCCGCGGCCTTCGCGGTGCTGGCTCGCATCCTGCTCACGACCGGTGCCCCGGGCTGGTTCTGGCTCATCTGGCTCTCCGCCGCCCTCACCATGACCATCGGCAACCTGGGCGCGCTGGTGCAGAACAACGTGAAGCGACTGCTCGGCTACTCCTCCATCGCTCACGCCGGCTATCTGCTGGTGGCGTTCGGCGCCGCCCCTGACCTCGGCGTCCGCGCCGTGCTCTTCTATACCGCCGCCTATGCCTTCATGAACGTAGGCGCCTTCGCCGTGGTCAGCCACCTGGCTGGCGCCGGCGAGCGCTACGTCTCCGTCGACGACTATGCCGGACTCGGCCGGCGCTCGCCCGTTCTGGCTGCCGCCCTCACCCTATTCCTGCTCTCGCTCATCGGCATCCCGGCTACCGGGGGCTTCTTCGCCAAGTTCTACGTCTTCGCCGCCGCCCTCAAGGCGAATCTGGTGTGGCTCACCGTCATCGGCCTGGTGAACAGCGCCATCGCGGCCTACTACTACCTGCGGTTGATCGTGGTGATGTACATGCGCGACCCGCGCGAAGAAATGCCCGCTCTGACCATCCCGGCGCCGCTGGCCGCCGTCCTCACCCTCACGGCCGCCGCGACGCTCTACCTCGGCATCCTGCCCGGCCGCGTTCTGGACTTCGCCGCCCGTTCCGCCGCCGACATCCTGCGCTTCTGA
- a CDS encoding ABC transporter ATP-binding protein, translating into MAAALEFEGVTKEYRGFFGRKSVRALDDFSLRVEQGEIFGFLGPNGAGKTTAMHLAMGFMRPTAGEGRMLGRPFGDAATRKRVGFLAEHVALYHRPAEKLVRFYGKLNGLRDPGLQRRAREALEAVGLAEEADRNVGRFSRGMLQRVGLAQALVNDPELLLLDEPTAALDPLARIAVRELLLAAQAAGKTVFLSSHLLSEVELISTRVAILHQGRVRRTGTVRELLEARAESEVVARGIDVVAFSGTAAGDGLVTFSVPAEEQRKAIERVWAAGGEVVSVNPVRKTLEEIFVELTREE; encoded by the coding sequence ATGGCGGCGGCGCTGGAGTTCGAGGGAGTCACGAAGGAGTATCGGGGCTTTTTCGGGAGGAAGTCTGTGCGTGCGCTGGACGATTTCTCCCTGCGCGTGGAGCAGGGCGAGATTTTCGGATTCCTCGGCCCGAATGGAGCAGGGAAGACCACCGCCATGCACCTGGCGATGGGATTCATGCGTCCGACCGCAGGCGAGGGACGAATGCTGGGAAGACCATTCGGCGATGCGGCAACGCGAAAGCGCGTGGGCTTTTTGGCGGAGCACGTGGCGCTGTATCACCGTCCGGCGGAAAAGCTGGTGCGGTTCTACGGGAAGCTCAATGGATTGCGCGATCCCGGGTTGCAGCGGAGGGCGCGTGAGGCGTTGGAGGCCGTGGGGCTGGCGGAGGAAGCGGACCGCAACGTGGGGCGCTTTTCACGCGGGATGCTGCAACGCGTGGGGCTGGCGCAGGCGCTGGTGAATGATCCGGAACTGCTGCTGCTGGATGAGCCGACGGCGGCGCTCGATCCGCTGGCGCGCATCGCGGTGCGGGAGCTGCTGCTGGCAGCACAGGCCGCGGGGAAGACCGTGTTTCTGAGTTCGCACCTGCTGTCTGAGGTCGAATTGATCTCGACGCGGGTGGCCATCCTGCACCAGGGAAGAGTGCGGAGGACGGGCACGGTGCGCGAGCTGCTGGAAGCGCGCGCGGAGAGCGAGGTCGTGGCCCGAGGCATCGATGTCGTCGCGTTCAGTGGCACGGCCGCAGGAGACGGGCTGGTGACGTTTTCCGTCCCGGCAGAGGAGCAGCGGAAAGCGATCGAGCGAGTGTGGGCGGCGGGCGGCGAAGTGGTGAGCGTGAATCCGGTGCGGAAGACGCTGGAGGAGATATTCGTCGAACTGACGAGAGAAGAGTGA
- a CDS encoding type II toxin-antitoxin system VapC family toxin codes for MMRALLDSNVLIHAAYRHSPLHSIAAELLARGLRERRLYCIAPQNLVEFAAVVSRAKFVSPPLPPSELVRIGDLLYRSRRLAKIYPNRGTVIRAIREGSALGISGPTWYDLFLAVTMRDAGVREIITENVQDFSRIPFVNARHPRDVP; via the coding sequence ATGATGCGGGCGCTGCTGGATTCCAACGTGCTGATTCATGCCGCGTACCGGCACTCTCCGTTGCATTCCATTGCGGCCGAGTTGTTGGCTCGCGGCCTGCGTGAGCGGAGACTCTACTGCATCGCTCCACAGAACCTGGTGGAGTTCGCGGCGGTGGTGAGCCGCGCCAAATTCGTCTCGCCGCCGTTGCCTCCTTCCGAGCTTGTGCGCATCGGTGACCTGTTGTATCGGTCCAGGCGTCTGGCAAAGATCTACCCGAATCGGGGGACCGTGATCCGTGCCATCCGCGAAGGTTCCGCCCTCGGAATCAGCGGTCCCACGTGGTACGACTTGTTTCTGGCGGTGACCATGCGGGACGCCGGTGTGCGTGAGATCATTACGGAAAACGTCCAAGACTTCAGCCGAATCCCGTTTGTGAACGCAAGGCATCCCCGGGATGTCCCGTAG
- the nuoH gene encoding NADH-quinone oxidoreductase subunit NuoH, which produces MDWKTYIALSLGKTVIFFVILLTAVAYTVLLERKLVARIQNRWGPTRVGPFGLLQPLADGLKFIFKEDLIPANVYKPLYVLAPMLSLTVALMAIAVIPVGERVRLPRLGIETPLQITDVNIGLLFLLGVTSVGVYGVALAGWSSNSKYSLLGSLRASAQMISYELSLGLSLVGVLILSGTLSLREIVDAQAGTWFGFLPRWNIFPQALGFFIYLTAAFAETNRIPFDLPESETELVAGYHTEYSAMKFAMFFMAEYINMFTVSCVATLLFFGGWHGPVFGPPALQAVLPLLWFVVKVFFFIFLYIWIRGTLPRFRYDQLMAFGWKVLLPLALFNVMATGLIVAWRG; this is translated from the coding sequence ATGGACTGGAAGACCTACATCGCGCTCAGCCTGGGCAAGACAGTGATCTTCTTCGTGATCCTATTGACGGCGGTTGCCTATACCGTCCTGCTGGAGCGCAAGCTGGTGGCCCGCATCCAGAACCGCTGGGGACCCACGCGCGTCGGTCCTTTCGGCCTGCTGCAGCCGCTGGCCGACGGCTTGAAGTTCATCTTCAAGGAAGACCTGATCCCCGCGAACGTTTATAAGCCGCTGTACGTGCTTGCGCCCATGCTCTCGCTCACGGTGGCACTGATGGCGATTGCGGTGATTCCGGTCGGCGAACGCGTTCGACTTCCCCGCCTCGGCATCGAGACGCCGCTCCAGATCACTGACGTCAACATCGGCCTGCTTTTCTTGCTGGGCGTGACCTCGGTCGGCGTCTACGGCGTGGCGCTCGCCGGCTGGTCGTCCAACTCCAAGTATTCGCTGCTCGGCTCGCTGCGCGCCAGCGCCCAGATGATCAGCTACGAGCTCTCGCTCGGCCTGTCCCTGGTCGGCGTGCTCATTCTCTCCGGTACGCTCAGCTTGCGCGAGATCGTGGACGCGCAGGCGGGCACGTGGTTCGGCTTCCTCCCCCGCTGGAACATTTTTCCCCAGGCGCTCGGCTTCTTCATCTATCTGACCGCGGCCTTCGCCGAAACCAACCGTATCCCGTTTGACCTTCCGGAGAGCGAGACCGAACTCGTGGCCGGCTATCACACCGAGTACAGCGCCATGAAGTTCGCCATGTTTTTCATGGCCGAGTACATCAACATGTTCACCGTAAGCTGCGTGGCCACCCTGCTGTTCTTCGGCGGATGGCACGGCCCGGTTTTCGGACCGCCGGCATTGCAGGCGGTCTTGCCGTTGCTGTGGTTCGTCGTCAAGGTGTTTTTCTTCATCTTCCTGTACATCTGGATCCGCGGAACGCTGCCGCGTTTCCGCTACGACCAGTTGATGGCCTTCGGCTGGAAGGTTCTGTTGCCCTTGGCATTGTTCAACGTGATGGCCACCGGCCTCATCGTGGCGTGGAGAGGCTGA